The following proteins are co-located in the Pseudomonas cavernae genome:
- a CDS encoding hydantoinase/oxoprolinase family protein, with translation MAIRVATDIGGTFTDLVYVQAGTVRAVKADTTPPHFEQGLLNAVAKSGVRYADIEFFAHGSTVVINTLTERKGVKTALLTTRGFRDVLEIARGNTPDIFNTYYRKPPPFVPRHLRLEVGERLDYRGAVLTALDLGELPAQLDYLRGEGVEAIAICLLHAYRNPAHEEQLAAAIAELWPEVAVIASHQVSRNWREYERSNSTVLSAYVMPPTRAYLDNLHQHLAAQGLGPAPFIMKSNGGITPIQAAQADPISLVESGPVGGMLGAQAYGQLIGETELLALDIGGTTAKCSLIHDGQVEISNDYVIEKTPTSAGYPIMTPVVDIVEIGNGGGSIAWLDAAGSLRVGPHSAGSTPGPVAYGRGGTAPTTTDANLFTGRINPAGFAGGEIEPDQAGVERAFSELGARLGVSGKQLAHGVLQIANANMVNALKLISVNRGYDPRDFALMAFGGGGALHATELAAELGVPKVIIPPFAGVFSAWGMLMLDVRRDCIQTHLQLLDAAGVDELAREFLRLQDACAAQFAADGFRAEQLRFEWHIDARYLGQEHTVKVLVDELLLPVLLESFHARHQQSYTFRLDAPVEVVNLHLVAFGAVPKSPIDPLAASPSPCAEAALRGTRLVEFEADQPLETPIYEREWLLSGMCFDGPAIIEEATTTTVVRPGDRVEVDAYGGLHIHIQVQGE, from the coding sequence ATGGCTATCCGCGTCGCTACCGATATCGGTGGCACCTTCACCGACCTGGTGTACGTACAGGCCGGCACGGTCAGGGCCGTCAAGGCCGACACCACGCCGCCGCACTTCGAGCAGGGACTGCTGAATGCCGTGGCCAAGAGCGGCGTGCGCTATGCCGACATCGAATTCTTCGCCCACGGTTCCACCGTGGTGATCAACACCCTCACCGAGCGCAAGGGCGTGAAGACCGCCTTGCTGACCACCCGCGGTTTCCGCGACGTGCTGGAGATCGCCCGCGGCAACACCCCGGACATCTTCAACACCTACTACCGCAAGCCGCCGCCGTTCGTGCCGCGCCACCTGCGCCTGGAGGTCGGCGAACGCCTCGACTACCGCGGCGCGGTGCTGACCGCGCTGGACCTCGGCGAGCTGCCGGCGCAGCTCGATTACCTGCGTGGCGAGGGCGTCGAGGCCATCGCCATCTGCCTGCTGCACGCCTACCGCAATCCGGCCCACGAGGAACAGCTGGCCGCGGCCATCGCCGAGCTGTGGCCGGAGGTGGCGGTGATCGCCTCGCACCAGGTCAGCCGCAACTGGCGCGAGTACGAGCGCAGCAACTCGACAGTGCTGTCCGCCTACGTGATGCCGCCGACCCGCGCCTACCTGGACAACCTGCACCAGCACCTGGCGGCCCAGGGCCTCGGCCCGGCGCCATTCATCATGAAGTCCAATGGCGGCATCACGCCGATCCAGGCGGCCCAGGCCGACCCGATCAGCCTGGTCGAGTCCGGTCCGGTCGGCGGCATGCTCGGCGCGCAGGCCTACGGCCAACTGATTGGCGAAACCGAACTGCTGGCCCTGGACATCGGCGGGACCACGGCCAAGTGCTCGCTGATCCACGACGGCCAGGTGGAGATCAGCAACGACTACGTCATCGAGAAGACCCCGACCAGCGCCGGCTACCCGATCATGACCCCGGTGGTCGACATCGTCGAAATCGGCAACGGCGGCGGCAGCATCGCCTGGCTGGATGCCGCCGGCAGCCTGCGCGTCGGCCCGCACAGCGCCGGCTCGACGCCCGGTCCGGTGGCCTACGGGCGCGGCGGCACGGCGCCAACCACCACCGACGCCAACCTGTTCACCGGGCGGATCAACCCGGCAGGCTTTGCCGGCGGCGAGATCGAGCCGGATCAGGCCGGAGTCGAGCGCGCCTTCAGCGAGCTCGGCGCGCGCCTCGGGGTGAGCGGCAAGCAGTTGGCCCACGGCGTGCTGCAGATCGCCAACGCCAACATGGTCAACGCGCTCAAGCTGATCTCGGTGAACCGCGGCTACGACCCACGTGACTTCGCCCTGATGGCCTTCGGCGGCGGCGGTGCGCTGCACGCCACTGAGCTGGCCGCCGAGCTGGGCGTGCCCAAGGTGATCATCCCGCCGTTCGCCGGGGTGTTCTCGGCCTGGGGCATGCTCATGCTCGACGTGCGCCGTGACTGCATCCAGACCCACCTGCAACTGCTCGACGCCGCCGGCGTCGACGAGTTGGCCCGCGAGTTCCTACGCCTGCAGGACGCGTGCGCCGCGCAGTTTGCCGCCGACGGCTTCCGCGCCGAGCAGCTGCGCTTCGAGTGGCACATCGACGCGCGCTATCTCGGCCAGGAGCATACCGTGAAGGTGCTGGTCGACGAGCTGCTGCTGCCGGTGCTGCTGGAAAGCTTCCATGCCCGTCACCAGCAGAGCTACACCTTCCGCCTCGACGCCCCGGTGGAGGTGGTCAACCTGCACCTGGTGGCCTTCGGCGCGGTGCCCAAGTCGCCCATCGACCCGCTGGCCGCCAGCCCGTCGCCGTGTGCCGAGGCGGCGCTTCGCGGCACCCGGCTGGTCGAGTTCGAGGCGGATCAGCCGCTGGAGACGCCGATCTACGAGCGCGAATGGCTGCTCAGCGGCATGTGCTTCGACGGCCCGGCGATCATCGAGGAAGCCACCACCACCACCGTGGTGCGTCCCGGCGACCGAGTCGAGGTGGACGCCTACGGCGGTCTGCATATCCATATTCAGGTGCAGGGGGAGTGA
- a CDS encoding TorF family putative porin gives MKKIASGLIASALFSAVAHADISSTLAWTSEYQVRGIGYSGDKPATSLSLDWFNDKGLFAGVWGTNTDGFADDDPYDDGANYEIDYYAGYNGQLDNGVRYGVIGYWYHFPNTKYDVDYAELGVSAGYGNFNAYYYFSNDFVNTAQDSHYVAADYTFNLPYAVDLTFTAGHSFGQYYRNTDMTGAHEYSHWQVDLKRSFGPIDTKLSWVDTDLSGDFHNDGEYLRNDGRLIFEVAHTF, from the coding sequence TTGAAAAAGATTGCATCCGGCTTGATCGCCAGCGCGCTGTTCAGCGCCGTCGCCCATGCGGACATTTCCAGCACGCTGGCCTGGACCAGCGAGTACCAGGTCCGCGGCATCGGCTATTCCGGCGACAAGCCGGCCACCAGCCTGAGCCTCGACTGGTTCAACGACAAAGGCCTGTTCGCCGGGGTGTGGGGCACCAACACCGACGGCTTCGCCGACGATGACCCGTATGACGACGGCGCCAACTACGAGATCGACTACTACGCCGGCTACAACGGCCAACTCGACAACGGCGTGCGTTACGGGGTGATCGGCTACTGGTACCACTTCCCGAATACCAAGTACGACGTCGACTACGCGGAGCTGGGCGTCAGCGCCGGCTACGGCAACTTCAACGCCTACTACTACTTCTCCAACGACTTCGTGAATACCGCGCAGGACTCGCACTACGTGGCGGCGGATTACACCTTCAACCTGCCCTACGCGGTGGACCTGACCTTCACCGCCGGCCACTCCTTCGGCCAGTACTACCGCAACACCGACATGACCGGTGCGCACGAGTACAGCCACTGGCAGGTCGACCTCAAGCGCAGCTTCGGGCCGATCGACACCAAGCTGAGCTGGGTGGACACCGACCTGTCCGGCGACTTCCACAACGACGGCGAGTACCTGCGCAACGACGGTCGCCTGATCTTCGAAGTCGCGCACACCTTCTGA
- a CDS encoding sensor histidine kinase: MLTLILVMLDDFAELQKARGEPVTDGQDSTYEVMRSTAADALREICAISRGLVLPEIGDLTLDEELHLVAQRHEQRTSTQVRLELGALPAHAPLPLKFCIYRFVQEGLTNAYRHAGGQGQRVSAHYRNGQLTVEVADAGPGIAKDDMLAECLGNTRLGLAVEALGGHFHVNSSPGQGTTLTAQFKL; encoded by the coding sequence TTGCTCACCCTGATCCTGGTGATGCTCGATGACTTCGCCGAGCTGCAGAAGGCGCGCGGCGAGCCGGTCACCGACGGCCAGGACAGCACCTACGAGGTGATGCGCAGCACCGCCGCGGACGCCCTGCGCGAGATTTGCGCCATCTCCCGCGGGCTGGTGCTGCCGGAAATCGGCGACCTCACCCTCGACGAGGAACTGCACCTGGTCGCCCAGCGCCACGAGCAACGCACCAGCACCCAGGTGCGCCTGGAGCTCGGCGCCCTGCCCGCCCATGCACCGCTGCCGCTGAAGTTCTGCATCTACCGTTTCGTCCAGGAAGGTCTGACCAACGCCTACCGGCATGCCGGCGGCCAGGGCCAGCGGGTCAGCGCGCACTACCGCAACGGCCAGCTGACCGTGGAAGTCGCCGATGCCGGACCGGGCATCGCCAAGGACGACATGCTCGCCGAATGCTTGGGCAACACCCGCCTCGGCCTCGCCGTCGAGGCCCTCGGCGGGCACTTCCACGTCAACTCGTCACCCGGCCAGGGCACCACGCTGACGGCGCAGTTCAAGCTCTGA
- a CDS encoding hydantoinase B/oxoprolinase family protein, translating into MHAANLFTREIIKNALVAIGEEMFIALKRTSMSPIIYEALDYGIGVTDARGQLISQGNGIPGFIGTLDGAVRSVLDKFGDDIRPGDVFITNDPYGGGGTHLSDVSLIMPVFHDGRLLAWTANKAHWTEVGGKDPGSFSSDASEIYQEGLQFPTVRIYDGGRINQALVDVLAANVRLPEMTLGDLHAGTAALRVGERRLLAIVAKYGVATTLDAIEQLLDHGEAMVLEAFKGLPKGVFEADDVIDEDGLGNGPFHIKVRLEISDTRFVADFSGSSLQAPGPINNTLAGLHSAVREVFMGVVRPGIPANAGCFRPIEVICPPGTICTAQRPAPVSAYFESMVTAADVIRRALAEALPDRLIAGQIGSVCSMVLNGHRADSGEEYLLVQPLVGGWGAGHDKDGESGQFCVGNGETSNIPVEITERCYDVLVERYGFHQDAGGAGRQRGGRGVALEYRILSSKAWISTFFGRGQTAPWGMAGGGEGSCNYAEVLRSDGSRQRFSRANRVELRQGDLLRLVTANGGGWGAAEERSLEAIRADLKAGYLTPEQARRDYPQFAG; encoded by the coding sequence ATGCACGCGGCCAATCTGTTCACCCGCGAAATCATCAAGAACGCCCTGGTGGCCATCGGCGAGGAGATGTTCATCGCCCTCAAGCGCACCAGCATGAGCCCGATCATCTACGAAGCGCTGGACTACGGCATCGGCGTCACCGACGCGCGCGGCCAGTTGATCTCCCAGGGCAACGGCATCCCCGGTTTCATCGGCACCCTCGACGGCGCGGTGCGCAGCGTGCTGGACAAGTTCGGCGACGACATCCGCCCCGGCGACGTGTTCATCACCAACGACCCCTATGGCGGCGGTGGCACCCACCTGTCCGACGTGTCGCTGATCATGCCGGTGTTCCACGACGGCCGGCTGCTGGCCTGGACCGCCAACAAGGCGCACTGGACCGAGGTCGGCGGCAAGGACCCGGGCAGCTTCAGCTCGGACGCCAGCGAGATCTACCAGGAAGGCCTGCAGTTCCCCACGGTGCGCATCTACGACGGCGGGCGCATCAACCAGGCGCTGGTCGACGTGCTGGCCGCCAACGTGCGCCTGCCGGAAATGACGCTCGGCGACCTGCACGCCGGTACCGCCGCGCTGCGCGTTGGCGAGCGCCGCTTGCTGGCGATCGTCGCCAAGTACGGCGTGGCGACCACCCTGGACGCCATCGAGCAGCTCCTCGATCACGGCGAAGCCATGGTCCTCGAGGCCTTCAAGGGCCTGCCCAAGGGCGTGTTCGAGGCCGACGACGTGATCGACGAGGACGGCCTGGGCAACGGCCCGTTCCATATCAAGGTGCGCCTGGAGATCAGCGACACGCGTTTCGTCGCGGATTTCAGCGGCTCCAGCCTGCAGGCGCCGGGACCGATCAACAACACCCTGGCCGGCCTGCACTCGGCGGTCCGTGAGGTGTTCATGGGCGTGGTGCGGCCGGGCATTCCGGCCAACGCCGGCTGCTTCCGCCCGATCGAGGTGATCTGTCCGCCGGGGACCATCTGCACCGCGCAGCGTCCGGCGCCGGTGTCGGCCTACTTCGAATCCATGGTCACCGCCGCCGACGTGATCCGCCGGGCCTTGGCCGAGGCGCTGCCCGACCGCCTGATCGCCGGGCAGATCGGCTCGGTGTGCTCGATGGTGCTCAACGGCCATCGCGCCGACAGCGGCGAGGAATACCTGCTGGTCCAGCCGCTGGTCGGCGGCTGGGGCGCGGGCCACGACAAGGACGGCGAAAGCGGTCAGTTCTGCGTCGGCAACGGGGAAACCAGCAATATTCCGGTGGAGATCACCGAGCGCTGCTACGACGTGCTGGTCGAGCGCTATGGCTTCCATCAGGACGCCGGTGGCGCCGGGCGCCAACGCGGTGGCCGTGGAGTGGCGCTGGAGTACCGCATCCTCTCGTCGAAGGCGTGGATCTCGACCTTCTTCGGCCGTGGCCAGACCGCGCCGTGGGGCATGGCCGGCGGGGGCGAGGGCTCGTGCAACTATGCCGAGGTGCTGCGTAGCGACGGCAGCAGGCAGCGTTTCAGCCGGGCCAACCGCGTGGAGCTACGGCAGGGCGATCTGCTGCGGCTGGTCACCGCCAACGGCGGCGGCTGGGGCGCGGCGGAGGAGCGCAGCCTGGAGGCGATCCGCGCCGACCTCAAGGCCGGCTACCTGACGCCGGAGCAGGCGCGCCGCGACTACCCGCAGTTCGCCGGCTGA